One genomic segment of Impatiens glandulifera chromosome 6, dImpGla2.1, whole genome shotgun sequence includes these proteins:
- the LOC124942669 gene encoding uncharacterized protein LOC124942669 translates to MANNSQYRMDAEEEALMKAYPYALYFVQSPNSTTGMETGAGAGGLPLSRCTSSHASNNSFLHEKKIVIAGGGGDDIHDLEKDGKKYDDHDDEENHEEMMDLWERYLSFRKSSSLGWICLQLFWRFVLSLGLALIVFFIATKPPPPIISIQVTRIGEFRLGEGVDGSGVSTKILNLNCSIKLMIDNKSKLFGLHIYHPSMEMSFDNLPIALNYGENLYATARGETWFELNLGTENKAMYGAGRAMEDMLETKKELPLVINFRVNSFFKVVWDLIKPRFHHQARCLLVLSPSYDKKRRTQVFTSTCLINSS, encoded by the exons ATGGCTAATAATAGCCAATACAGAATGGACGCAGAAGAGGAAGCTTTAATGAAAGCATACCCTTACGCCCTTTACTTCGTCCAAAGCCCTAACTCCACCACCGGAATGGAAAccggcgccggcgccggcggACTTCCTCTGTCACGTTGCACTTCCTCCCACGCATCCAACAACTCATTCCTCCACGAGAAGAAGATTGTCATcgccggcggcggcggcgatgATATTCATGATCTTGAAAAAGATGGGAAAAAATatgatgatcatgatgatgaGGAGAATCATGAAGAGATGATGGATTTGTGGGAGAGATATTTGTCGTTTAGGAAATCATCTTCATTGGGTTGGATTTGTTTGCAGCTTTTTTGGAGATTTGTTCTTAGTTTGGGACTTGCTTTGATTGTGTTCTTCATTGCTACTAAGCCTCCACCACCCATCATTTCCATTCAG GTGACAAGAATTGGTGAATTCAGGCTAGGGGAAGGGGTGGATGGTTCAGGAGTAAGCACAAAGATTCTAAATTTGAATTGTTCAATCAAATTGATGATAGACAATAAATCCAAGCTCTTTGGCCTTCACATTTATCACCCTTCCATGGAGATGTCCTTTGACAATCTACCCATTGCTCTTAACTAt GGGGAAAACTTATATGCAACGGCTAGGGGGGAAACATGGTTTGAATTAAATTTGGGGACGGAGAATAAGGCTATGTATGGTGCAGGCAGAGCGATGGAGGACATGCTTGAAACGAAAAAGGAACTGCCTCTAGTTATAAACTTCCGGGTGAATTCGTTCTTTAAGGTTGTTTGGGACCTAATAAAGCCGAGGTTTCATCACCAAGCTCGATGTCTTTTAGTTTTAAGCCCGTCTTATGATAAGAAACGTCGCACCCAAGTGTTTACTAGCACTTGCCTCATTAACAGCTCCTAA